Sequence from the Sphingosinicella ginsenosidimutans genome:
GTTCGTCGACGCGCACGAGATCGATCCGCTTTATTATGAGCGGCCTTATTATGTCGTTCCGGCCGACGATCTCGCCGAGGAGGCGTTCATCGTGCTTCGCGAGGCGCTGCGGGACACGAAAAAGGTTGCGCTCGGCCAGCTCGCGATGCGCGGGCGCGAATATGTGGTGAGCCTGAAGCCGTGCGGGCGCGGCATATTGATGGAAACGCTCCGTTATGCCGACGAGGTCGTGAAGGCGCAGGGCTATTTTCGCGACATCGGCGACGACAAGCCCGACGCGGAGCTGCTCGACCTCGCCGAGGCGCTGATCGATCGCAAGACGAGCAAGTTCGATCCCGGCAAGTTCCACGATCGCTATGTCGATGCGCTGAAGGAGCTGATCGAGAAGAAGCGCAAGACCGGCGAGCGGATCGAGGCCGAGGAGGAAGAAGCCCCGGCGCGCGGCGGATCGAACGTGATCGACCTGATGGCCGCGCTCAAGCGCTCGATCGACAAGCCCGGCGCGACCGAGGCGCCCAAGCGCAAGGCGACGGCGCGCAAGCCAGCGGCGAAGAAAGCCCCGGCGAAGAAGAGCCCGGCGAGGAAACGGGCGTGAG
This genomic interval carries:
- a CDS encoding Ku protein, coding for MAARAYWKGQIRLALVSIPVEIFSATRSGATIAFNQIHEPSGKRIKYEKVVPGIGPVDADEIVKGYQYSKGHYVTFDDEELEAVKLESKKTLELTQFVDAHEIDPLYYERPYYVVPADDLAEEAFIVLREALRDTKKVALGQLAMRGREYVVSLKPCGRGILMETLRYADEVVKAQGYFRDIGDDKPDAELLDLAEALIDRKTSKFDPGKFHDRYVDALKELIEKKRKTGERIEAEEEEAPARGGSNVIDLMAALKRSIDKPGATEAPKRKATARKPAAKKAPAKKSPARKRA